The following proteins are co-located in the Xyrauchen texanus isolate HMW12.3.18 chromosome 41, RBS_HiC_50CHRs, whole genome shotgun sequence genome:
- the gcm2 gene encoding chorion-specific transcription factor GCMb, translating into MSKSSDQFDSSDCVCSIGMKLTWDINDPKLPQVMKQYDVFQEWTDGYVRYIYSCEDKNAQRHLSGWAMRNTNNHNCQILKKSCLGVVVCSRNCSLPDGAKLQLRPAICDKARQKQQKKLCPNCNSALELILCRGHSGYPVTNFWRVDGKAIFFQAKGVHDHPRPESKSDTEARRSAVKRRMSSPHFSQKRRLVEPEPGRYYDMAFPNIHQLTMEGPDRFSIIAESNLPIQTQHYPPFQNPEPYKFPYDTHTAVAMADAPSALQKPANHCLYMTRPPCGYDFTVPGYLGSSPYPTSLYKDPASPQSENEPNKSGPCLSGVSHGTSTLASHERNYADTTGKHHSWKQILGKGAYGERGDYPQLQTNGNHHYYNNDYPCRYTGPAPATPAALQTIITTTTKVSYQPCPKPSVVKYGENIYDVKGLSNCNSLLEEASPNSTYSDLKIPEDSGVIKSALSYQDTLPAKIERAENFEGYRYSSYSSNSYPERMSHPFRYDSGEY; encoded by the exons ATGTCAAAATCTTCAGATCAGTTTGACAGCTCGGACTGCGTGTGTTCTATAGGGATGAAGCTGACTTGGGATATTAACGACCCCAAACTTCCGCAG GTAATGAAGCAGTATGACGTGTTCCAGGAGTGGACGGACGGATATGTGCGTTATATCTACAGCTGTGAGGATAAAAATGCACAGAGACACCTGAGCGGATGGGCCATGAGAAACACAAACAATCACAACTGTCAAATCCTGAAGAAGTCTTGTCTTGGAGTGGTGGTATGTTCACGGAACTGCTCTCTCCCAGACGGGGCCAAACTCCAGCTGAGACCGGCCATCTGTGATAAAGCACGACAGAAACAACAAA AAAAGCTTTGCCCGAACTGTAACTCAGCTCTAGAGTTGATTTTGTGCCGAGGTCACAGTGGTTATCCAGTcaccaatttttggagagttgaCGGAAAGGCAATTTTTTTCCAG GCTAAAGGAGTCCATGATCACCCTAGACCAGAGAGTAAGTCTGATACAGAGGCAAGAAGGAGCGCAGTGAAGAGACGGATGTCTTCACCTCACTTCTCACAGAAAAGAAGACTGGTGGAGCCAGAg CCTGGGCGCTACTACGATATGGCCTTCCCAAATATCCACCAGCTCACCATGGAGGGTCCAGACCGCTTCAGCATCATTGCAGAGTCCAACTTGCCAATCCAAACCCAACACTACCCTCCGTTCCAAAACCCAGAGCCCTACAAGTTCCCCTACGACACGCACACCGCCGTGGCCATGGCTGATGCCCCAAGCGCACTGCAGAAGCCTGCCAACCACTGTCTGTATATGACTCGCCCCCCATGTGGCTATGATTTCACAGTTCCAGGATACCTCGGCTCAAGCCCTTATCCAACGTCACTGTACAAGGACCCTGCTAGCCCACAATCTGAGAACGAACCTAATAAATCTGGTCCCTGTCTGAGCGGAGTGTCTCACGGCACAAGTACATTAGCCAGCCATGAGCGAAACTACGCAGACACCACGGGAAAACATCACAGCTGGAAGCAGATTCTTGGTAAAGGTGCTTATGGGGAGCGAGGAGACTACCCTCAGCTGCAGACCAATGGCAACCACCACTACTACAACAACGACTACCCATGTAGGTACACAGGACCTGCTCCCGCTACCCCGGCTGCGCTccaaaccataataaccacaaccACAAAAGTGTCCTACCAGCCGTGCCCCAAGCCATCTGTTGTCAAGTACGGAGAGAATATTTATGATGTAAAGGGCCTGTCTAACTGTAACTCGCTCTTAGAAGAGGCCTCTCCTAACTCTACCTACTCTGACCTGAAGATTCCTGAAGATTCCGGAGTGATAAAATCTGCCCTGTCGTACCAGGACACGCTTCCAGCTAAAATTGAGAGGGCCGAAAACTTTGAGGGCTATCGCTACAGCAGTTACAGCTCAAATAGTTACCCTGAACGGATGTCACATCCATTCAGGTATGACAGCGGAGAATACTGA